The Plasmodium brasilianum strain Bolivian I chromosome 14, whole genome shotgun sequence genome contains a region encoding:
- a CDS encoding hypothetical protein (conserved Plasmodium protein) yields the protein MDRKIIWKRNFFFVYFNKRLYINKADEIAKTKSPRNKSNKFKNIYIDFSLNKYININSLNVDKFIKTPIHYQRFKELVDTIKCVSNVRLQNIHLVRKIINSLEVYIINYLNNLNLFNDLNNYSESTYNVDDVFNDENDDENAITPNSVSTILVSLYKLKYRNEKFLKLLEKYIYVNKEKFKISQVHLILYIYSYFNRVNRSFINSLLVIILNNKNVLNTDNILNIFTSLFYLNCKNEKTLDLLTAYIITNNFIFDINVIIFLLNNLKKLNYSKTCLIEYFHDQIIMKIHHLSVEKNKNYMDSFFLKKSIQNIIDEESSHMEIHQPSGATGRNLHNISPCICDDNMQVHRRRDKECKYNIYDNYVDIYGSLHNKFIAENNYVDYIYEYYNKKYMEDKNKSKVIILMEALIYYKYFKEDLLKVLYDYLLSNLKRFDKDDIYQILSNIYSFQPKNYVSINMLNKKLLMSMCYYYVPLYNKFNIIIFLFLKLLLEKYNYFNIFVDEILLHKINTDILNLTENEFLVLLNEYKSANIVKYLCDISLIYFNFFKKKNSEYLHTRGEEFYKLGRTNVEIHDHGTKDEEKNSSKNSFSILRETKPYAVGNKSVIFEYNEKNKLISYDSQFLLQLFYFYVETTYYEGVFLFLKSLFIGVSNLRNFDPFLSYRINNSVFYGENENYDKNVKIGKVFKKLNALQLLQVYEYFKSCFDTYEDFLTKQSNLMNSCHEKCLYKFYLNNGILKDSSGSDDKANSRDKVGSFERIHSNNRDESIGRNDSIGRDDSIGRDNITDRDYSTGRDDFTGIDYSNVIFPVDRGKGENVSIIDEHIYVGERVSKYIFTASKINYVSCKSIRSAVRSKEGNKIKNYVNSNEASGNYDITGSMRKSNHFLSKHLEQNNAPNCNSINSLHNNMNISAAIGRNTFEIDSYIYNVLNNIFMYTPVDLFALHIHYFNSNNLFFLLKNIIFKLKYINVNYLSLVISKVFILTSRESCNETKKKYLHFLDFFHNYLLGEEANSEKFCYPLKCIEGVKNGYNFDSNEKRLIISTVCKSCIYYKNYNSNENENEKVKKRVAYILYKNKAYSHYINNDLVFDANFLNSFFQFILKKKVLYRCAYYDMTNESLFLILKSLQIRKKNNKYMKSVETITNIFIFRYIQYNEQQNKAHLTRKTNYDKESNINLDDSYLTDTIKTTLNLSLSLNGSGGSDTYEDAIIDGKNLRNGEKGIDENSSWTKVTYHEREQNNDTSSNEDALLYNAPMSYNSTFVCTSSYDNRSYSSARNESCRPQNKDAMKTFIHIYYTVVKVRYFHEMPVNKHIFRELCINRDYVNNRMLLSLLFFIYKYKFEEIIYILMLQKKCFLYKDLYYAHSNCRIMEFLCKNLKINLDEHCRTTSAKQTSYDYETV from the coding sequence atggacagaaaaataatatggaaaaggaatttttttttcgtatattttaacaaaagactctatataaataaagcTGATGAAATAGCTAAAACGAAAAGTCCTAGAAACAAAAGTAATAAgtttaaaaacatttacattgatttttctttaaataaatatattaatattaatagctTAAATGTGGATAAGTTCATTAAAACTCCAATACATTATCAAAGGTTTAAAGAATTAGTTGACACGATAAAATGTGTGAGCAATGTGAGGTTACAGAATATACATTTAGTgaggaaaattataaattctttagaggtgtatataataaactatttaaataatttaaaccTTTTCAAcgatttaaataattacagTGAATCTACTTATAATGTTGATGATGTTTtcaatgatgaaaatgatgatGAAAATGCGATTACCCCCAACAGTGTGTCAACTATACTAGTAAGTTTGTATAAGCTGAAATATAGAAATGAGAAGTTCCTAAAATtgttagaaaaatatatttatgttaataaGGAGAAATTTAAAATCTCGCAAGTGCATctaatattgtatatatattcttattttaatagGGTAAATAGaagttttattaattctttgcttgtaattattttaaataataaaaatgtattaaatacAGATAACATACTAAATATTTTCACCtcgttattttatttaaattgcaaaaatgaaaaaacgtTAGATCTTTTAACGGCGTACATTATCACCAATAACTTTATCTTTGATATAAATgttatcatttttcttttgaacaatttaaaaaagttaaattatTCTAAAACATGTCTAATAGAATATTTTCATGAccaaattattatgaaaatacaTCATCTGAgtgttgaaaaaaataagaattatatggattccttctttttaaagaaaagcattcaaaatattattgatGAAGAGAGTAGTCATATGGAAATTCATCAACCTAGTGGTGCGACTGGTAGGAACTTGCATAATATCTCACCATGTATATGTGATGATAACATGCAAGTGCATAGAAGACGTGATAAAGAATgtaaatacaatatatatgataattatGTAGACATTTATGGATCACTACACAACAAATTCATTGcggaaaataattatgtagattatatatatgagtattATAACAAGAAATACATGGAggacaaaaataaaagcaaagtAATTATACTAATGGAAGCTTTAATATactacaaatattttaaagaagaTTTATTAAAAGTTTTATACGATTATCTTTTgagtaatttaaaaagatttGACAAAGATGACATTTATCAGATACTATCCAACATATATTCCTTTCAaccaaaaaattatgtatctATTAATATGTTGAATAAAAAACTGTTGATGAGTAtgtgttattattatgtCCCTCTTTACAATaagtttaatataattatatttttgtttttaaaattattacttgaaaaatataattatttcaatatttttgtcGATGAAATACtgttacataaaataaatacggACATTCTTAATTTGACGGAAAACGAGTTTTTAGTCTTATTGAACGAGTACAAAAGTGCTAATATTGTCAAGTACTTATGTgatatttctttaatatattttaatttttttaagaaaaaaaatagtgaatACTTACATACAAGAGGGGAAGAGTTCTATAAGTTAGGAAGAACAAATGTTGAAATACATGATCATGGTACAAAAgacgaagaaaaaaattcatcAAAAAATTCGTTTTCCATTTTAAGGGAGACAAAACCATATGCGGTGGGAAATAAAAGCGTAATATTCGAGTATAACGAAAAGAACAAGTTAATATCTTATGACAGTCAGTTTTTATTACAGCTTTTTTACTTCTATGTCGAGACTACGTATTATGAAGGggtatttttgtttttaaagaGTTTGTTTATTGGTGTTAGTAATTTAAGAAATTTCGATCCATTTTTAAGTTACAGAATTAATAATTCTGTTTTTTATGGAGAAAACGAGAATTACGATAAGAATGTAAAAATTGgaaaagtttttaaaaaattaaatgcaCTACAACTCTTGCAGGTTTATGAATATTTCAAGAGCTGCTTTGACACATATGAAGATTTTCTTACCAAGCAGAGTAATTTAATGAACAGCTGTCACGAAAAATGCTTGTATAAGTTTTACTTAAATAATGGCATTTTAAAAGATAGCAGCGGTTCGGATGATAAGGCTAATTCCAGAGATAAAGTTGGTTCATTTGAGAGAATCCATTCTAATAATAGAGACGAATCTATTGGTAGAAACGATTCTATTGGTAGAGACGATTCTATTGGTAGAGACAATATTACTGATAGAGACTATTCTACAGGTAGAGATGATTTTACTGGCATAGACTATTCTAATGTAATATTTCCTGTAGATAGAGGAAAGGGGGAAAATGTTTCAATTATAGatgaacatatttatgtCGGTGAAAGGGttagcaaatatatattcacagcaagtaaaataaattacgtTAGTTGCAAAAGCATTAGAAGTGCTGTGAGAAGTAAAGAAGGGAATAAAATCAAGAATTATGTTAATTCCAATGAAGCTAGTGGGAACTATGATATAACTGGAAGCATGAGAAAGAGTAAccattttttaagtaaacaTTTAGAACAGAATAATGCTCCTAATTGTAATAGTATAAATagtttacataataatatgaacatatcAGCAGCTATTGGAAGAAATACTTTTGAGATAGACAGCTACATTTATAACGTTTtgaacaatatatttatgtacaccCCTGTAGATTTATTTGCATTACATATTCATTACTTTAAttctaataatttattttttttattaaaaaatattatttttaaattgaaatacataaatgtcAATTATTTATCATTAGTTATTTCTAAAGTTTTTATCTTAACAAGCAGAGAAAGCTgcaatgaaacaaaaaaaaaatatcttcaTTTCTTAGACTTCTTTCACAATTACTTACTAGGTGAAGAAGCTAATAGCGAGAAATTTTGCTATCcattaaaatgtatagaGGGTGTAAAAAACGGTTATAATTTTGACAGCAATGAGAAAAGATTAATTATAAGTACCGTCTGCAAGAGttgcatatattataagaatTACAATTCAAACGAAAATGAgaatgaaaaagtaaaaaaacgagttgcttatatattatataaaaacaaggCCTATTCACACTATATAAACAATGACCTGGTATTTGAcgcaaattttttaaactcattttttcagtttattttaaaaaaaaaagttcttTATCGATGTGCGTACTACGATATGACGAATGAAagtttatttcttatattaaaatCGTTGCAAATAAGGAAGAAAAACAACAAATATATGAAGAGTGTAGAAacaataacaaatatatttatatttagatACATTCAATATAATGAGCAGCAAAATAAGGCTCACCTAACAAGAAAAACGAATTATGATAAAGAAAGCAACATTAATCTGGACGATTCATACTTAACTGATACCATTAAGACAACTTTGAACTTAAGTTTATCTTTAAATGGTTCAGGTGGCAGTGATACCTATGAGGATGCTATTATAGATGGTAAAAATTTACGTAATGGGGAGAAAGGAATAGACGAAAATTCATCTTGGACAAAAGTTACATATCACGAGAGAGAACAGAACAATGATACCTCATCGAATGAAGATGCCTTATTGTACAATGCTCCTATGTCATATAACAGTACATTCGTATGTACAAGTTCTTATGACAATAGGAGTTATTCTAGTGCAAGAAACGAATCATGTAGACCTCAAAATAAAGATGCAATGAAAACgttcattcatatatattacacaGTTGTAAAAGTACGATATTTTCATGAAATGCCagtaaataaacatatatttcgTGAATTATGCATAAATAGAGACTATGTTAATAACAGAATGTTATTAAGCCtactcttttttatatacaagtacaaatttgaagaaataatatatatattaatgttacAGAAAAAATGCTTTTTGTATAAAGATTTATATTATGCTCACTCCAATTGTAGAATAATGGAGTTCCTTtgcaaaaatttaaaaattaatttagaTGAACACTGTAGAACTACATCAGCTAAGCAGACTTCCTACGACTACGAGACTGTTTGA
- a CDS encoding hypothetical protein (conserved Plasmodium protein) — protein MNNSLVEDVIRRYVERRKDIINKVINSRDRIPLVEYTIEGDELFICSKYYFIDNIYIKVKKENDKFNLKFVDKNCMNLFKQRDHIENNTINAEIGNGGINTELDSEMQNTELDNEVLYAELDNEIIDAELHNEMLMEESGSEMLNLGSDNEILKTELDNEVLSYTKLDNKMTLNSDLEHMDFSKKERKNLIIILSGTSGGGKSTLSCLLGLFLNIRRILSTDVVREILRKYQVQNDRYLRYSTYESWRLNSSEDEEDFECAQINREWGVQTDEKKKVKSREFKSYSTKYSERGKDVENMLRKRCIGNYSKQCELIFNYVDNIINDHIVNKESIIIEGVHINAEIINKLIKKYPNKIIFFLVYITDKETSIRRFSSRSTDSNEEENKYIKNINYINDIQNYLLETTTNLVPSVNYIENIDIYSSLEKILKIIYSFN, from the coding sequence ATGAACAATTCACTCGTAGAAGATGTAATAAGAAGATATGTTGAAAGAAGGAAGGACATTATAAACAAGGTCATAAATTCTAGGGATAGAATACCATTAGTGGAGTATACAATAGAAGGTGACGAATTGTTCATATGTTCCAAGTACTATTTtatagataatatatatattaaagtgaaaaaggaaaatgacaaatttaatttaaaatttgtagACAAGAACTGTATGAATTTATTCAAACAAAGAGAtcatatagaaaataatacgATAAATGCAGAAATAGGTAATGGTGGGATAAACACAGAATTAGATAGTGAGATGCAGAACACTGAATTAGATAACGAGGTGTTATATGCAGAATTAGATAACGAGATAATAGATGCAGAACTGCATAACGAAATGTTAATGGAAGAATCAGGTAGCGAGATGTTAAACTTAGGATCAGATAACGAGATATTGAAAACTGAATTAGATAATGAGGTGTTGTCTTATACAAAATTAGACAATAAAATGACGCTAAACTCAGATTTAGAACATATggatttttcaaaaaaggagagaaaaaatcttattattatattaagtGGAACTTCAGGTGGTGGTAAGAGTACCTTAAGTTGTTTATTAGGATTGTTCTTAAATATAAGGAGAATTTTATCAACAGATGTTGTACGAGAAATTTTAAGAAAGTATCAAGTACAGAATGACAGGTATCTTAGGTATTCAACATACGAATCATGGAGATTAAATAGTAGCGAAGATGAGGAAGATTTTGAATGTGCGCAAATAAATAGAGAGTGGGGTGTACAGACagacgaaaaaaaaaaagttaagagTAGGGAGTTTAAAAGCTATAGTACTAAATACTCAGAGAGAGGTAAAGACGTTGAAAATATGCTGAGAAAGAGGTGTATTGGGAATTACTCAAAACAATGTGAATTGATATTTAACTACGTTGATAACATAATTAATGACCATATTGTTAACAAAGAATCTATAATAATAGAaggtgtacatataaatgcagaaattataaataaattaattaagaAGTATcccaataaaattatttttttcctagTCTACATAACTGATAAGGAAACTAGTATTCGAAGATTTTCTAGTAGATCTACAGATTcaaatgaagaagaaaacaaatacatcaaaaatattaattatattaatgatatacaaaattatttactaGAAACGACAACAAATTTAGTTCCTTCAGTtaattatattgaaaatattgataTTTATAGTTCGCTAGAGAAAATTCTtaagataatatattcatttaactAA